Proteins from one Mucilaginibacter jinjuensis genomic window:
- a CDS encoding TonB-dependent receptor: MQFERKFTLSRVITKLPYFTVIVMLLLILTANFAQAQQMATGIIKGSVKASDGTPAEFVTIALKGTSYGTTVNSEGHYTLKNIAPGSYTISASFVGLNTQTKQINVTAGETTILDFILTEDKKQLEEVYVKDYKANKFLRKETDDIAKLPLKNLENPQVYTVVTNELMQEQIVSNYNDAFKNIPGAGIPLVYNNGRSSQLSRGFTTPNLVRNSISGFDYNSVDPANLEKIEAIKGPSGTLFNSTVTSFGGLFNRITKKPYDTFGGNIGYTGGGFDLSRLTADINTPLTADKSILLRVNTALHSEHSFQDAGYTRSVFLAPSFVFKVNDRLDISLEAELSNYGATSAYRLAPYAKSKYHNIKDLPIDYDRSFANNNLNYTSKQYDIFGNINYKISDQWRSQTSFVKTYSTTNGYVTQFALTSDTGIRRNVIKEDFPYYGVDVQQNFIGDFKIGKLRNRLVIGGDYYNQKSNWAQVSVNMPIINFTKPGLAYNNFNPDKVSALMAAAPLTATNYTQTNQSTYAAYASDVINFTDQLSAMVSLRVDRFENKGTYYAYNDSTAGKYGQTALAPKFGLVYQVIKDKVSLFGNYMNGFSNNGGTDVNGGTFKPSQANQWEGGVKLDLWQHRISSTISYYDISVTNTTRQDPNNAAFSIQDGTQLSKGVEAELLANPLTGLNIVAGYAYNNSKYTAGDASILGLRPAASGPDRMLNLWMSYQFMDGQVKGLGFGAGANHGSQSYQTNTQTFKFVIPAYTLIDATAFYDRPKYRIGVKVDNLTNQKYWSFRLAPQNPTRVSISMNFKIK; the protein is encoded by the coding sequence ATGCAATTTGAAAGAAAATTTACGCTTTCTCGTGTAATAACTAAACTCCCCTATTTTACAGTAATAGTTATGCTATTGCTTATTTTAACTGCAAACTTTGCCCAGGCACAACAAATGGCAACAGGTATAATTAAAGGTTCGGTAAAAGCATCTGACGGCACACCTGCCGAGTTTGTGACCATCGCCCTAAAAGGCACCTCTTATGGCACAACGGTTAACAGCGAAGGTCATTATACTTTAAAGAATATTGCGCCGGGTAGTTATACCATTTCGGCAAGCTTTGTAGGGTTAAATACCCAAACCAAGCAGATTAACGTTACCGCAGGCGAAACAACCATATTAGATTTTATCCTTACTGAAGATAAAAAGCAATTGGAAGAAGTTTATGTTAAAGACTATAAAGCCAACAAATTTCTACGTAAAGAAACAGACGACATTGCTAAGCTCCCGTTAAAAAACCTCGAAAACCCACAGGTTTACACCGTGGTTACCAATGAGCTAATGCAAGAACAAATTGTAAGTAACTATAACGACGCTTTCAAAAACATCCCGGGTGCCGGCATCCCGTTGGTTTACAATAATGGCCGTAGCTCACAATTATCGCGTGGTTTTACTACACCAAACCTGGTTCGCAACAGTATTTCGGGCTTCGATTACAACTCCGTTGATCCTGCCAATCTCGAAAAAATTGAAGCCATTAAAGGGCCATCCGGTACATTATTCAACAGTACTGTTACTTCTTTTGGCGGCTTGTTTAATCGTATCACCAAAAAACCTTACGATACCTTTGGGGGCAATATTGGTTACACAGGCGGTGGTTTTGATTTAAGCCGCTTAACTGCTGATATTAATACGCCGCTAACTGCCGACAAATCTATTTTGCTTCGTGTTAATACTGCTTTGCACAGCGAACACAGTTTCCAGGATGCAGGCTATACACGCAGTGTTTTTTTAGCACCAAGTTTTGTTTTTAAAGTAAACGACAGGCTTGATATTTCCCTGGAAGCCGAGTTGAGCAACTATGGCGCTACATCAGCCTACCGCCTGGCACCTTATGCCAAGAGCAAATATCATAACATCAAAGATCTGCCGATTGATTACGACCGTTCTTTCGCTAATAACAACCTTAATTATACCTCGAAGCAATACGACATATTTGGGAACATTAATTACAAAATTTCTGACCAGTGGAGATCACAAACTTCATTTGTTAAAACCTATTCAACTACCAATGGTTACGTAACCCAGTTTGCATTAACCAGCGATACGGGAATTAGGCGCAATGTTATTAAAGAAGATTTCCCTTATTACGGCGTTGATGTTCAGCAAAATTTCATCGGCGATTTCAAGATCGGAAAATTACGTAACAGATTGGTTATTGGCGGCGATTATTACAACCAAAAAAGTAACTGGGCGCAGGTTAGCGTTAATATGCCAATCATCAATTTCACAAAGCCAGGCCTTGCCTACAATAACTTTAACCCGGATAAAGTATCGGCATTGATGGCCGCTGCTCCGCTCACGGCGACAAATTACACCCAAACTAATCAAAGTACTTATGCTGCCTATGCATCTGACGTGATTAACTTTACAGATCAATTAAGCGCGATGGTAAGTTTACGTGTAGACCGTTTTGAAAACAAAGGTACTTACTATGCCTACAATGACTCGACTGCAGGCAAATACGGACAAACTGCTTTAGCCCCCAAATTCGGACTCGTTTACCAGGTAATAAAAGATAAAGTATCGTTATTTGGAAACTACATGAACGGTTTCAGCAATAACGGTGGTACCGATGTTAATGGCGGTACTTTTAAACCTTCGCAAGCCAACCAATGGGAAGGTGGTGTAAAACTCGATTTATGGCAGCACCGTATTAGCTCAACCATTAGCTATTACGATATTTCAGTAACAAACACGACAAGACAAGACCCGAATAATGCAGCTTTTAGCATCCAGGATGGTACCCAGCTAAGCAAGGGCGTGGAGGCCGAATTGTTGGCCAATCCGCTTACCGGGCTTAATATCGTAGCAGGTTATGCTTATAATAACAGTAAGTATACCGCCGGTGATGCCAGTATTTTAGGCTTACGCCCTGCCGCATCAGGCCCAGACCGCATGCTTAACTTATGGATGAGCTACCAGTTTATGGACGGGCAGGTTAAAGGTTTAGGATTTGGCGCAGGTGCTAACCACGGCAGCCAATCGTACCAAACCAATACGCAAACCTTTAAATTTGTAATACCTGCCTATACACTTATTGATGCTACCGCGTTTTACGATCGCCCAAAATATCGCATAGGTGTTAAGGTTGATAACCTTACTAATCAAAAATACTGGTCGTTCCGTTTGGCGCCACAAAACCCAACCCGCGTTTCGATTAGCATGAACTTTAAAATTAAATAG
- a CDS encoding PepSY-associated TM helix domain-containing protein, producing MSVKKNTFKSITNWLHLWLGLASGTVLIIVALTGSLLAFEADLEPVLFKHYHIVDPVGQRLSLDSVVTLAQNVYEGQKASRIIVHAEANRSVEVRVGTKGENNKGAKLVYVNPYNGQILYKGVYTKKFFQQVRSLHRFLLLGDTGKIITGISCSICFFLTISGLVLWWPANKTAMKQRFKIKWNASGKRLNWDLHAVTGFYLSIFLLVVTFTGLLMSYDWLEDTFLKIADGKQAKEAKVKSPSKGKEIKAGIYQDVLQQTNQIYSGDGFVAFVVPAKPSQAITVTKENTNAMVASSDIAYFDGKNGSLIKKVPFEKLTLGAKLRKMITPAHTGSLLGWPGKVLALLVALFTASLPISGFLIWLGKRKKGKKNSRPARAVQAAV from the coding sequence ATGAGCGTTAAAAAAAACACCTTTAAATCCATCACCAATTGGTTGCACCTTTGGTTAGGACTGGCATCGGGTACCGTCCTTATCATAGTTGCCCTAACCGGCAGCTTGCTGGCTTTTGAAGCCGATCTGGAACCTGTTTTATTTAAACATTACCATATCGTAGATCCGGTTGGCCAGCGATTATCTCTGGATAGTGTAGTAACGCTCGCGCAGAATGTTTACGAGGGCCAAAAAGCAAGCCGCATTATTGTACATGCCGAAGCAAACCGTAGTGTTGAGGTACGGGTAGGTACCAAAGGCGAAAATAATAAAGGTGCTAAATTAGTGTATGTTAACCCCTATAATGGGCAGATACTTTATAAGGGCGTTTATACTAAAAAGTTTTTTCAGCAAGTGCGTAGTCTGCACAGGTTTTTATTGTTGGGCGATACAGGTAAAATAATCACCGGTATCTCATGTTCAATCTGTTTCTTTTTAACAATTAGCGGGCTTGTATTATGGTGGCCTGCTAATAAGACGGCCATGAAACAGCGTTTCAAAATTAAATGGAACGCATCGGGCAAACGCCTTAACTGGGATCTGCATGCCGTAACAGGCTTTTACCTGTCGATATTCTTATTGGTTGTTACTTTTACGGGCTTATTGATGAGCTACGATTGGCTGGAAGATACCTTCCTTAAAATAGCTGATGGCAAACAAGCAAAAGAAGCCAAAGTAAAAAGCCCATCAAAGGGCAAAGAAATTAAAGCGGGTATTTACCAGGATGTTTTACAACAAACCAACCAGATTTACAGTGGTGATGGCTTTGTTGCTTTTGTTGTGCCTGCTAAACCATCGCAAGCTATAACCGTAACCAAAGAAAATACAAACGCGATGGTTGCATCATCAGACATAGCCTATTTCGATGGTAAAAACGGCAGCCTTATTAAAAAGGTTCCTTTTGAAAAACTAACGCTGGGTGCTAAATTACGTAAGATGATAACGCCTGCACATACAGGTAGTTTGCTGGGCTGGCCGGGCAAGGTACTGGCTTTATTGGTAGCCCTATTTACCGCCAGCTTACCAATATCAGGCTTTTTAATATGGTTGGGTAAACGGAAGAAGGGTAAGAAAAACAGCAGGCCTGCCAGAGCGGTACAGGCAGCGGTGTAA